In Senegalia massiliensis, the genomic window TCCCCTAATATAGGTATGAAAATACTACTAATCAATGCTGGCTTTTTCTTTCTAAATTGCATATATGCTAGTGGCATTGCAATCACTGTATAAGCAGCCCAAGGGTGAATACCCCAGTGAATAAATGATGAAAGTATTGAAAAGTTTGCGGCTTCTTGTGTTCCTGCATCTAGTCCTACAGGACTCAGGAAATGATTTAAAGGTTCTGCTACTCCCCAAAATACAAGTCCAATACCCATACCAGCTGAAAATAACATTGCAAACCAAGATATATAACTATATTCTGGCTTTGAATCATCATCACCTAATTTAATTTTACCATATTTACTTAATGCCAAAATTAATACAAATACTACGAAGAAAAACATTGCTATTAAATAAAACCATCCAAACTTTTCTGTTAAAAATGAAAATACATTATTTGCAATATTCCCAAATCTCTTTGGAGAAACTATTCCCAATAATGAAAATCCTATAACTATAATTAATGAAATAACATAAACTTGATTATTTTTTCTCATAAAACCCTCCTTAAAAAACTGCAAATAAAAAGATCTACGATTTAGATCTTTTTATTTAAAAATCTACTTTAAATAATTAGTAGATTTTTTATATTTTATTATTTCTTAATATAATTCACTATATACTTCCATTACTTACAATAAGTAATGTTATCTAAAAACTAACAAATATAATCACGATTATAAGCACTGATTAACACCTTATCATATTAAATAACAATTGTAAAGTTTACCTTAGTAATAGACAATAAAAAAGCATCGCTTTTAGCGATACTTTTTACCTAATATTAAATTCATGATTCTCTAAATCCTTTATTTCTTTTTCTTTTATATTTATATTATCAACCCTTGCATAAGAAGGTCCAGATTTAGTCCATTCTATAAATTTTTCTATACTTTTCTCTTCACCTTGAGCATCTATTTCTACACTTCCATCAA contains:
- a CDS encoding acylphosphatase codes for the protein MKRVNIEIFGRVQGVGFRYYSTQKANKLNISGWVTNRIDGSVEIDAQGEEKSIEKFIEWTKSGPSYARVDNINIKEKEIKDLENHEFNIR